Proteins co-encoded in one Hemibagrus wyckioides isolate EC202008001 linkage group LG26, SWU_Hwy_1.0, whole genome shotgun sequence genomic window:
- the LOC131346670 gene encoding macrophage mannose receptor 1-like isoform X1, with protein MRNIPDMNHIWVFVILFISVVCGIGAYIPHRYNFVNENKTWSEAQTYCRVKYTDLATINNMGEMKKLNHTLMKENAKKAWIGLQREGPGKWQWSLATFYRDGDTYRNWDSGEPNGGVAYQFCAEMYKNDGKWNDNNCITKNSFVCYNEKNTKTEYVVINETKSWYDAQIYCREKYNDLVTVRNQTENEEIWRVISSSVHQKVWIGLFYNSWKWSDQTNSSFRYWSSDKPSGGLNCAAVSESEKRYWSDVDCTEKLPFICHENKLILINETLTWKEALRYCRNHHHDLVSVRTEEMQLWVKEVAQNASTEHVWLGLRHTCALGFWYWVNGEMICYQDWAPGNGTGFEDCSHEERTGAVQSGGEQKWISLPQSEKLNFICSAYEDLFY; from the exons ATGAGAAACATTCCAG acatGAATCATATATGGGTTTTTGTTATCCTGTTCATCTCAG TGGTATGTGGTATAGGAGCATATATTCCTCATCGCTATAATTTTGTGAATGAGAATAAAACCTGGAGTGAAGCTCAGACTTACTGCAGAGTGAAATACACTGATCTGGCAACCATTAACAACATGGGAGAGATGAAGaagctgaatcacacactgatgaagGAAAATGCAAAGAAAGCTTGGATTGgtctacagagagagggacCTGGGAAATGGCAGTGGTCTCTGGCAACTTTCTACAGAGACGGAGACACTTACAGAAACTGGGATAGTGGAGAACCTAATGGTGGTGTGGCCTATCAGTTCTGTGCTGAGATGTATAAAAATGATGGAAAGTGGAATGATAACAACTGTATAACAAAAAATTCTTTTGTATGTTATAACG aaaagaaCACAAAGACTGAATATGTAGTGATTAATGAGACAAAGAGCTGGTATGATGCTCAGatctactgcagagagaaataCAATGACCTGGTCACTGTGAGGAACCAAACTGAGAATGAGGAGATCTGGAGAGTGATTAGTAGTTCAGTGCATCAGAAAGTTTGGATTGGTCTGTTTTATAACTCCTGGAAGTGGTCAGATCAGACTAACTCCTCATTCAGATACTGGAGCTCTGACAAACCCAGTGGAGGTTTGAACTGTGCTGCAGTGTCTGAGTCTGAGAAACGTTACTGGAGTGATGTGGACTGCACAGAAAAACTCCCGTTCATCTGCCATGAGA ATAAGCTGATCCTGATTAATGAGACTCTGACCTGGAAAGAAGCTCTGAGATACTGCAGGAACCATCATCATGACCTGGTCTCAGTGCGCACTGAGGAGATGCAGCTCTGGGTGAAGGAAGTGGCTCAAAACGCCTCCACTGAACACGTGTGGCTTGGCCTGCGTCACACCTGTGCTCTGGGCTTCTGGTACTGGGTGAATGGAGAGATGATCTGCTACCAGGACTGGGCTCCGGGCAACGGGACAGGGTTTGAAGACTGCAGCCATGAGGAGAGAACCGGAGCAGTGCAGTCTGGAGGAGAGCAGAAGTGGATCAGCCTGCCTCAGAGCGAAAAACTCAACTTCATCTGCTCTGCCTATGAAG atttgttttattaa
- the LOC131346670 gene encoding macrophage mannose receptor 1-like isoform X2 → MRNIPDMNHIWVFVILFISGAYIPHRYNFVNENKTWSEAQTYCRVKYTDLATINNMGEMKKLNHTLMKENAKKAWIGLQREGPGKWQWSLATFYRDGDTYRNWDSGEPNGGVAYQFCAEMYKNDGKWNDNNCITKNSFVCYNEKNTKTEYVVINETKSWYDAQIYCREKYNDLVTVRNQTENEEIWRVISSSVHQKVWIGLFYNSWKWSDQTNSSFRYWSSDKPSGGLNCAAVSESEKRYWSDVDCTEKLPFICHENKLILINETLTWKEALRYCRNHHHDLVSVRTEEMQLWVKEVAQNASTEHVWLGLRHTCALGFWYWVNGEMICYQDWAPGNGTGFEDCSHEERTGAVQSGGEQKWISLPQSEKLNFICSAYEDLFY, encoded by the exons ATGAGAAACATTCCAG acatGAATCATATATGGGTTTTTGTTATCCTGTTCATCTCAG GAGCATATATTCCTCATCGCTATAATTTTGTGAATGAGAATAAAACCTGGAGTGAAGCTCAGACTTACTGCAGAGTGAAATACACTGATCTGGCAACCATTAACAACATGGGAGAGATGAAGaagctgaatcacacactgatgaagGAAAATGCAAAGAAAGCTTGGATTGgtctacagagagagggacCTGGGAAATGGCAGTGGTCTCTGGCAACTTTCTACAGAGACGGAGACACTTACAGAAACTGGGATAGTGGAGAACCTAATGGTGGTGTGGCCTATCAGTTCTGTGCTGAGATGTATAAAAATGATGGAAAGTGGAATGATAACAACTGTATAACAAAAAATTCTTTTGTATGTTATAACG aaaagaaCACAAAGACTGAATATGTAGTGATTAATGAGACAAAGAGCTGGTATGATGCTCAGatctactgcagagagaaataCAATGACCTGGTCACTGTGAGGAACCAAACTGAGAATGAGGAGATCTGGAGAGTGATTAGTAGTTCAGTGCATCAGAAAGTTTGGATTGGTCTGTTTTATAACTCCTGGAAGTGGTCAGATCAGACTAACTCCTCATTCAGATACTGGAGCTCTGACAAACCCAGTGGAGGTTTGAACTGTGCTGCAGTGTCTGAGTCTGAGAAACGTTACTGGAGTGATGTGGACTGCACAGAAAAACTCCCGTTCATCTGCCATGAGA ATAAGCTGATCCTGATTAATGAGACTCTGACCTGGAAAGAAGCTCTGAGATACTGCAGGAACCATCATCATGACCTGGTCTCAGTGCGCACTGAGGAGATGCAGCTCTGGGTGAAGGAAGTGGCTCAAAACGCCTCCACTGAACACGTGTGGCTTGGCCTGCGTCACACCTGTGCTCTGGGCTTCTGGTACTGGGTGAATGGAGAGATGATCTGCTACCAGGACTGGGCTCCGGGCAACGGGACAGGGTTTGAAGACTGCAGCCATGAGGAGAGAACCGGAGCAGTGCAGTCTGGAGGAGAGCAGAAGTGGATCAGCCTGCCTCAGAGCGAAAAACTCAACTTCATCTGCTCTGCCTATGAAG atttgttttattaa